A stretch of Aedes aegypti strain LVP_AGWG chromosome 2, AaegL5.0 Primary Assembly, whole genome shotgun sequence DNA encodes these proteins:
- the LOC110675195 gene encoding uncharacterized protein LOC110675195 produces the protein MHNFMKLLILLLVLDSCFAENVNCTECEPESHMLSKRWITYQPGGGLAKLTLGALSTISCNHYKLVRNIVAISNVQANYNIPSSIIWPVPESYFKHRLNNDFVDNSRAVLYQTLERMFDTFGTDGRDCVLKTICEIAEAPLSHNGMFGEILDVVFT, from the coding sequence ATGCATAATTTCATGAAGTTGTTAATCCTGTTGCTGGTTCTAGATAGTTGTTTCGCAGAGAATGTAAACTGCACAGAATGTGAACCGGAAAGTCACATGCTATCGAAGCGTTGGATTACCTATCAACCGGGTGGCGGACTGGCGAAACTAACGCTGGGTGCTCTGAGCACAATTTCCTGCAACCATTACAAGCTGGTTCGGAACATTGTCGCCATTTCAAATGTCCAGGCAAACTACAACATCCCGTCGTCCATAATATGGCCGGTTCCGGAGAGTTACTTCAAACATCGATTGAACAATGACTTTGTGGACAATAGTCGTGCAGTGCTGTATCAAACGTTGGAGCGGATGTTTGATACGTTTGGAACTGATGGGCGTGATTGTGTACTGAAGACGATTTGTGAGATTGCAGAAGCACCCCTCAGTCATAATGGAATGTTTGGCGAAATATTGGATGTGGTGTTCACGTAA